Part of the Raphanus sativus cultivar WK10039 unplaced genomic scaffold, ASM80110v3 Scaffold1113, whole genome shotgun sequence genome, acaatatttcaaaaagttatttttgtCTAGTTGTTAATTTACCTCTTTAAAAAGGTACCACATTATTGTTTAAGTCTTGGAatgaacatatattaataatatatatatcaaaacaacGTCGTTTTATCTTGTTAACAGTTGACTAATTTATGTTAGAGTCAATGTAGatttatgcatattttaaaaagttcatgtaatttttttaattataattgagtTCATGTCGTATCTGGCACTGACCATGTGTTCGGATCATATTTGGCACCACCGAAATTGTTTGGGTCGAAATATGCACTTTTCACCGTgtatcaaaacgacgtcgttttattttgttaacGGTTGACTAACTTCTGTTAGAATCAATGTAGATTTAggcatattttaaaaagttcgggtaagttttttaaattttaatgaagTTCAAGTCGTATTTGGCACTGATCATTTGTTTGGATTGTATTTGACATGATCGAAATTGTTCGGGTTGGAATAGGCACTTTTCCCGCCAGACTCGAGTATAGAtttgttttggcaattcctACAAAGTTTGCGATTTTTCCGGCCGATTTCCCATTTCTTAATTGCTTTCTGGTTTTTGTTTGTGACTAAATGAAGATAACAGAGAATGTCTGGtgccaaaaaaagaaataacagAAAATGTCACATATCCAAACAGAAGTTTAACATAAAACAGATAAGTCAGATGTGCGAAAATAGGAAAGACTGAATAACATCCAGACAAAGTGTTACAACGCAGAAAGCAGGAATCAGATCTAGAGCGGCTCATCAACCATGAGGTAGTGCACAAGCACATCCCCAGGTTTGGCTCCATCAGCCTCAGTAGACCTCCACCCGACCTGACGACGGAGGAACTGGCCATGCAGCGGAAGGTCTGCGTAGGTGCCTCTTAGGGCATGCATACCGACAGGGTCGTCCTCCTGAGGGTGCTGTAgaagaaataataatttataagtatCAGTGTTTTTCAAGGTGAAAGTTCTATGTGTAACCAATGAGTGAATACCTGGATGTAGGGAATGGTAAACCCTCCTCCGTAAGGCCCGTGGACAGGGGTCCATGGGTAATGGTCCCTCACAGAACGGGTCTCCACCCTGTACAACCCTGTGCTGAACACAGGGATGTCCCCCGCATCGGTGACTGGAAAGAGCCACCCGAGATGGTCAACGCCCACATCTCTCGCCTGCTTCACTTCATCCAGGACGTAGTTCCACTCGACCAAGCTGAGGGGTCGAACCGTCGAGAGGTGAATGATCTCCGAGAGTGTCTCGTCGTACTCTTCAACCATGTTCTGAAGATTGAAAGCCATCGCTGTTGGAAACAGAAGAAGCGATtagtaaagtaaaaaaatacGTGATAATTAACCCACAAAATGATAAGCGAACCTAAAACTCAGATATGTATAGTCAACCCAGAAAATGTACAGTGAGAGATGATAATCAACCACAAAATCAACAGTGAGAGAGAAGAATAGACCTAGATCGTCAAATGCTCGTTGATGCTGCTCAAAAATCCTgtttcagaagaagaaaaattacaaattgGTTAAGCGATTTAGTATCAGTCAAGATCAGTAAGATGATAAATCCTAAGCTACCCATTCTAGACTTTGTTGTAATTTAACCCAGTGAGAACAAGCCCTCACAATGGAAAAGACTGTCTCGTCAACCCCAACAATTCGACCACAAAACCGAACATATAACCGAGCTTTGGCTCAGAACTAATCAAGACGAATCAATTAAACACTAGTTCAGAGCTCGGACTAACACATCAACACCTAACCGGTGCAGTCCCGACAAGATCAGAAACTAGGGATCAAGTCTGATTAGTAACGTTAAATGCCTAACCTGACCCAGATTGAAGTGAAATGCCTAACCTGACCCGAAATTGAAATCAAATGCCTAATCTGTCTCAGATTGAAGAACggaaattgaagaaaaaaaacaaaccctAACCTGAATACTTGACTGCGCCGCTGCTTGTAGGACTAGTAGGAAGGAGAGACAGAAGCGTCTCCTTATATAGTTGGAGTTCTCCTggcagtaaaaaaaaattaggtaaCAGTAAAGACAAATTTACGGTtggtaaaaaaaagaagaaaaaacaccTTTTTGCTTAAGGTTTTGCCTCAGTTTTTCCAGTACTTGCTTGTACTAGAATAGATTCCCCGCACTTACGCTCTTCAGCTAATGCTTCACCATAATTAAAAACCCATTATTTCCTCTGCTTCAGAAGCAACACAGAGGAAACGAAGATGGTGGGAAAACTGAGTACCTTCATATCCCCAGTGACAGATTGTAGCTGCTCATTTACATGCATTAACTTTGCAGTCTTCTTATCAGCCTTTTCCCTGTGGAGAAACCACCATTAAATTGGTTCACTCTAAGCTCCCAACTTTGCAGCTATATAACAAAAGCATAGCTGTAACATCATTTTACCTGAAACGTTGTGATCAGTCCTTTacttttcttcttctacctCTCTAATTTATCTAACACGCAAACAAAAACCAAAGCAGGTAAGAGAGGAAGCAATGAAGTTGATGGTACTAATGAAACATGAAAGGCGTAGATATTCATGAATCCTACTCAGCTTCTTGCGCAGCTTGTTTCTCCGAAAGCTCTTCTCCTGAAATGATGGGCATTAACGTCAAGGACTTGAGCATTGCAAATAAGTGAAGCCCtttacttttttcaaaaatgttcATAAAGTTGCAGTTTGCTCTTGGGATGGTAGAAAAGTATAATCAGCGATTCAGTAAATTCCAAAAAAGTATCCTTACCTTTCACTGATTGAATAAGCTCTTTGTGGAGCAGCACTTCCAGCAACTCATGCGTATGTGTTCTCCGCAGTTCCCTAACTTCCTCTTCAACCTTCTAGGCTATCTGCTTCCTCCTAAGCTGCCAGATATCCCTGTCTCTTTTCTGCCGCTCGATTGCTTAACTTGCCCTGCTCTGCTCTAAGACAAGAGAGTTGGATAGAAGAACTGGGTAAGCTATAATTTGGAGAAAAAGACGTTCATTTGATGAAGAAGAACTGTTTCAAATGGGCATGGACCTATAGAACATTGATCCTTGGTAAGGTCTGAGAGAGGTGTACATCCAAAGAATGCTCTGGTTTTTCAGCTCTACTTCCTAGCAAACATTTTCTTATGGTGTCTTTGATTTCCTCGGATGAGGAGGAAACCTCTGATGGAATTCTTCTTGCAAAGACTCAGACGAGCATAGATTCCCCTCACTCCCTCCTCGTCGTTTAGAGGATTCCTCAACTCGGTTCTCGCTTCATTGTTGCTACTCTCTTCTGCCAATGCTTGACCACCCTTTTGCTGCAGCTAATTCATTCGAATGAAAACGCTTTTCACAGAAACAAGTTCCGAGTGACGTTTTCCTACGGTATCTTAGATAATTCAGATCACATAGGGTTGATGGTATTCTTCTAGCAAAGACTCAGACTTCAGCTTCCATTAGATTTCCTCTGCTTCAGAATCATCACACAGGAAACAAAGATGGTGGGAAGAGTGAGTAAGAATGCTCTAATACCCTTCAAGTCCCCAGCGATAGATTTTAGCTGCTTATTTTCATGCATTAACTTCTTAATCTCATCAGCCTTTCCTGAGGGAAATCACCAGAAACTTTGTTCACTCTAAGCTTTCTCGAGTGGTGGAAGAAATGTACGAAGCTCCCAgcaagaaccaaaaaaaaaaaaaaaactcttcaggAAACTTAGAGAACAGGGGCGACGATCCAGAAGATCCTAATCTCCATCCTCTGTTTCTGTATTTCGGACACAGAGGCTTCTGAAAAAGTTAAGAAAACTCATCAGCATGTTTCATTTTAATGACATAGTGAGTGAAGCAGAGCTGGTAACATCATTACCTGAAGGGTGATCAGTCCTTTACTTCTCTTAGGGGCACAGACCTCTAGGACATTGATTGATCCTTGGTAAGGTCTGAAAGAGGTGGTCATTCAAAGAGCGCCTCTGTTTTTTCAGCACTGGAAGCTTTAGTTTCGGCTTACTGAAGATTTGTTTAGTGACGCCCTCTGATTCCAACCTTCTAACTAATGATTCTTCTGGTGTCCAACAAAGATTCTCTGCCGTTAAGTTTTAAGTCCATAACGGTTTACCTGTATTTTCAAGAGTTAATTTGCTGTGCAATGAATCAAGAAAACTATAAATTACCACATGAAATGAAAGCAATCGAAAACATTTTAACAGGGGATTACATAATATTAACTATAGTGACGAAGATCCGAACGCTTTCATCTGCTTCGGAACACACAGAGAGGGTAGATATACCTTCTTCGCTCCCTCTTTCAGAAGAGTAGCAACCTCTGTGATGGTATTCTTCTCGCAAAGAGTCAGACTTCAGCTTAATTAGATTTTCCTCTGCTTCAGAACAGAGAGAGGGGGTGGGGTATAAGGTTAAGGAATCAAAACAAAGGAAACGAAGATTGCAGATTGTATATTAGCTAGCTGCTCATGTTACCCAGAGAAAGATTGCGTCATCAGCTCATTTACATGCAAATCTtaataaacaattaaaattgGATCACTCTAATTTTGCAgctaaaacaattaaaaaaatcaaaccttaACGGGAGGGCTATCTCTTCACCGATCCATCAGATCCGGCCACGATCCATCAGATCCAAATCTTAATCGATTTCAATCCCCCACGATCAAATTCACCATCCTCTGTTTTCGTCTCTCTCTGTCAAACTTCTTCTAGGCCTTGTTAATTTGAGGAACAAGTGTTTCCAAGTTCCCAATTATGCAGCCAGGAGATAAAAATCAATCCACGCCATCTCTTCATCAAACTCTGAGATCCACCAACGACTCAGTACATCTTACACTTCAGCCTCCCAATCCCAATTTGCAGCCAGATCAAATAGATGACTCAAACCTGTTCTCACTACGGCCATCGCTTCCGCCAATTCAGAGATCCGGCCACGAGCCAGAGAAGCTCCTAATCTTCATCCCTTTCAACCTCTCGATCTACTTTTCtatcctctctttctctctctctaacagAGTCGCGGCTGCTCAACTACTTCAAACTCTAACTCGAGTTTGACTTTTAGGTACGGACACTCTATATGGGCCGAGACGTCTTGGGCCTAACCCATGCCATTTACGTATGTAAATTATGAATTAATGTCGCAATGTAAAGTCTGTAAGTCACATTTGAATATGGAAAACAAATCTTCAAACGTATCAATCctcgaaaatatatttttaagaaaaaacaaaaaaaaaaaagagaagccaAAAACATCCAAGCTCCAAAATATTAAACAGGCTAAAAACATATCAATAGTGTGATTAGAAGGGAGGAGGATAGGAACATGACAAGAGCTCTCCATCCGACACAAACCGGAGTGACTTTTGTGTCTTCAAGAATTTTATGAGGTGTGAACTGCCAATAACCAATTCAGCATTACCATCAATTTTGTTAGTATTTGTACTACCGTAAGTAAAAGGGATGCCAAGTCGCGcgccaacaacaacaaacaaaaaaaacttcacCGTGAGCTGCACACCATCATCCGAACGCACCCCAAGATCGTCAAACACGTGCACATCACTCTGGCGTAGACGCAACATACATGATACGCAACAAAAACCACAAACGAGTATCCTCTAatgactgtttttttttctttttttggctAAACATCTTCTAACGACGGCGTTgctgaaaaaaaaactcagcgCGGCAATTCGTATCTCGTTGCCTTGCCTGTATCAAATTAttgaattataaaatcataaaacgcATCTTAAGGTATACTTCTAAATTATGATCCAACTATATGTATGTTGTCTTcctatatgatttatataatcCAAGTGTATATATGACCATTGTTATGACAGTTTTGGAGTTTATAATGTAACTGGATTAACATTGTAGgccaaaaaaagataataataataatcataatCTCAACATATTAATGTAATGGTATTTTACGTAGACTTACAAAAAGAGATGCGTGGGACCGAAACTTGTGGCAAGATCGTCCATTTCCGAACTGAAGAGCAAAAGACACAACCGAACTGCTCGATCTATGGGCCAGTTAGCGCGACTCATTGATAAAACCATTCGGAATCAGATTCTCGCTACAAAGTACTTTGAAAAGCCAAAGCTAAGGGGACTACTTCGACACTGGTTTGCAACCCATGATGTGCAAGGTTAgattaattttcaatattttctaaattcaaaaaaatgtattgtaCATAAACATTTTTCTCTCTAGATgatcaaataaatttaacatttcatcaaaaaatcaactatttcagatattgaTCCTACCCTGAAACGAGAAGTCGATGTTTTGCAACACCATTCTCTCATCCATTAGTCTAGCATATGCATATATCAAAGAGCTCAATCtgaattaattttttatcaaacaatTGATGATACCCACATGCATGACCGAGAACAGCATCATGATCATCATCAAGACCCCCCTCCCCCTTTCGAATTCTTCCAGACTTTGACCAGACAATTCATATTGAGATGCGTCAAGACACGGATGGAGAAAGGCATGAAGAGATGTTATACTCTTATTTATGTGGTTACCACAATAATAACTTGTAAATTGTAATCGTAGCATTTAtctacaaaaatattaaaaataaaaataaatataacttccTGTTTTTGTTTATGCGGTTTtcctaaaagaaaaatagaagtaAGTTTAGAGATTAACAAAATCTATTAACCCGACCAAAGCCAGAAACCCctatactgtatatatataataaaaattgatagTAAGTTAGAGCAAAGTACAAAAAACCCTAATCAAAACCAAAACGTCCCAAAGAGAGAGGGCACGTCGTTgaacaaaaaccaaaacaggatgatgaagaagaagaagtcatcATCAGAGTCTCTTCCTCCGTCGTTTTTGTCGTTACCGTACGACATCGTCTTCAACACTCTGGCTAGGATCTCTCGGACCAATTATCCAATCCTGTCTCTTGTCTCCAAGAGATTCCGTTCACTCTTGGCTTCGCCTGACCTCGAGGCCGCACGATCACTCGTCGGAAGACCCGAGAAGTACCTCCACGTCTGCTTAAACctcaataacaacaacaacaacctaaaccctaaccctagcTGGTTCATACTTTCCCAACATAAGTTGATACCAACCCCTTCGTTTCCTTACCGACATCTCAACTCCTCGAGCGTTGTCTCAACTGACTCGGAGACTTACGTAATCGGCGGAGGACTCGTGGTGAACGGAAGCAAGAAAAGAAGCAAAAGAGTGTTTAGAATCGATTTTAAAACCCATCAGTGGAGTGAACTCCCCAACATGCGTCTTCCTCGAAAAGAAGCAGTCGTTGAGGTGATGGACGGTAAGATATTTGTGATTGGAGGCTGCAGCGGCAAGTACTCTACCAAAGACGAGAATTACGGAGAGGTTTACGACCCAAATACACAAACTTGGGAGCCCACAAGTGCCACAACACTCGATCTACCCAATCACACCAAACAACAACATGACACGAGGTATCTCAGATGTAAAAAAGGTTCTTACAGTTCCATGATTTGCTTCGTAGCATCAGATTATTTCAGGTCCACCAGGCCGTCCTCGGTAGAGACAGAGAATAATTTGTGGTTGGGAGCAATAGTTCGCAATGGTGAACTACGCTGCGGTGTCTGGTTTCGGTGGAGTAAAGTTGTGGGACTTGAAGCTATATCCTCTAATTATCTTATTTCGGTGACGAACTCTTGCCACGACAAGAGTGTTGTAGTTTGGTGGAAGACTAATTATGCCGAGGAGTGTAAAACTGAGATTTGGTGTGCACAGATTTTGATTGAGATCTGCGATCCCATGAAGGTTCGAGGATTCATAGAGTGGTCTCAGAGTGTGTTTACCTTCCAGGGATGTCATGATTCTGATGAACTCCTTTTGCACTCTGCTTTAGTAACTCATGAGTTTTGAGTGTATGTTGGTTTCTATGGATTTATTTAGTGATTTAAATTCTAACAAAAGATATAATTTGCTTCATGATAAGGATT contains:
- the LOC108810235 gene encoding uncharacterized protein LOC108810235; its protein translation is MAFNLQNMVEEYDETLSEIIHLSTVRPLSLVEWNYVLDEVKQARDVGVDHLGWLFPVTDAGDIPVFSTGLYRVETRSVRDHYPWTPVHGPYGGGFTIPYIQHPQEDDPVGMHALRGTYADLPLHGQFLRRQVGWRSTEADGAKPGDVLVHYLMVDEPL
- the LOC108807799 gene encoding putative F-box/kelch-repeat protein At2g44030, producing the protein MMKKKKSSSESLPPSFLSLPYDIVFNTLARISRTNYPILSLVSKRFRSLLASPDLEAARSLVGRPEKYLHVCLNLNNNNNNLNPNPSWFILSQHKLIPTPSFPYRHLNSSSVVSTDSETYVIGGGLVVNGSKKRSKRVFRIDFKTHQWSELPNMRLPRKEAVVEVMDGKIFVIGGCSGKYSTKDENYGEVYDPNTQTWEPTSATTLDLPNHTKQQHDTRSTRPSSVETENNLWLGAIVRNGELRCGVWFRWSKVVGLEAISSNYLISVTNSCHDKSVVVWWKTNYAEECKTEIWCAQILIEICDPMKVRGFIEWSQSVFTFQGCHDSDELLLHSALVTHEF